From Bradyrhizobium sp. AZCC 1610:
GCCGATATCGAAGAACACCAAGACCTTCACCGCGTTGCGCCGCTCGGGGCGCATGTGGACGTCAAGATAGCCGTGGTTGGCGGTTTCCCTGATCGTGGTGTCGAGGTCGAGTTCGTCCGGCGCGCCGGTGCGGGCGAATTTTCGCAGGCGGCGCAGCGCGATCTTGATGTTGCGGATGCCGAGCTCGACATTGCCGTCGAGATCCCTGAACTCGCGCTTGTCCCATACCTTGACGGCGCGATTGTTGCGGCTCTTCTCCTGCCCGATCCGCACGCCTTCGGGATTGTAGCCGTGGGCACCAAACGGCGAGGTGCCGGCGGTGCCGATCCACTTGTTGCCGCCCTGATGGCGACCCTTCTGTTCTTCAAGGCGCTTGCGAAGCGTCTCCATGAGCTTGTCCCAGCCCATCGCCTCGATCTGCTTCTTCTCTTCCTCGGTGAGGTATTTTTCCGCGAGCTTCTTCAGCCATTCGGCGGGAATGTCCGCCTTCTCCATGGCGTCCAGCAGGCTTTCCAGCCCCTTGAACACGGTGCCGAAGACGCGGTCGAACTTGTCGAGGTTGCGCTCATCCTTCACCAGCGCGGCGCGGGAGAGGTAGTAGAAATTCTCGACCGTCTGATCGGCGAGGTTGGCGTCGAGCGCCTCCATCAGCGTCAGATATTCGCGCAGGGTCACCGGGACCTGCGCGTCGCGCAGCGATGTGAAGAATTGCAGGAACATGGGATACAGATTGCCCGCCGGACCGCGCACGTCAAGAGCCAGCGCACGTCACGGGCTGGCGCATGGCAGTCAGGCCTAGACCGGGAGGCTTTTTCAATTACAATTGAGCCATAAAAGGCTTATTCCGGCAGGGGAAATTCAATGGGCATCATTGCGGCGCTGATCATTGGCGGTATCGCGGGCTGGCTTGCCGGGCTGATCGTCCGCGGCGCAGGGTTCGGGCTGATCGGCAATATCGTGATCGGCATCATCGGCGCGCTGCTGGCGAGCTGGCTGTTGCCGCAACTGGGCGTCAGCCTCGGCGGCACCTGGGTCCGCGATATCATCAACGCCACCATCGGCGCCGTGATCATCCTGGTGATCCTGTCGCTGATCAAACGCTGAGGATTAAGCGCCTCAACTCCAATCGCGACCGCCGGACCGGCGGTCGTTTACTGTTCAGGCCGCGAGCGGCCCACGAACGAACCACAAGGCAAACGGATAGATGAAATTTACCGGTAAGGACTATGTCGCCACCGATGACCTCAAGGTCGCCGTCAACGCCTCGATCGTGCTCGAGCGCCCGCTGCTGATCAAGGGCGAGCCCGGCACCGGCAAGACCGTGCTGGCGGAGGAAGTGGCCAAGGCGCTCGGCGCGCCGCTTTTGACCTGGCACATCAAGTCGACCACCAAGGCGCAGCAGGGCCTGT
This genomic window contains:
- a CDS encoding vWA domain-containing protein — its product is MFLQFFTSLRDAQVPVTLREYLTLMEALDANLADQTVENFYYLSRAALVKDERNLDKFDRVFGTVFKGLESLLDAMEKADIPAEWLKKLAEKYLTEEEKKQIEAMGWDKLMETLRKRLEEQKGRHQGGNKWIGTAGTSPFGAHGYNPEGVRIGQEKSRNNRAVKVWDKREFRDLDGNVELGIRNIKIALRRLRKFARTGAPDELDLDTTIRETANHGYLDVHMRPERRNAVKVLVFFDIGGSMDSHIEQVEELFSAAKSEFKHMEYFYFHNCLYEGVWKQNKRRFTDRTPTWDVLHKYPHDYKVVFVGDASMSPYEIMVPGGSVEHVNEEAGSVWLDRITRTYPHAVWLNPVAQKHWDYSESTTIIRRLFSERMYPITIEGLEGAMKELVR
- a CDS encoding GlsB/YeaQ/YmgE family stress response membrane protein, with product MGIIAALIIGGIAGWLAGLIVRGAGFGLIGNIVIGIIGALLASWLLPQLGVSLGGTWVRDIINATIGAVIILVILSLIKR